The Leptospira sp. WS39.C2 genome contains a region encoding:
- the gcvP gene encoding aminomethyl-transferring glycine dehydrogenase, which translates to MLSTIGYKELDDLINDAVPENIRLRKELDLPKPIGEYALQKELKKIVSKNKIYRSYLGLGYYSCITPPVIQRNILENPGWYTAYTPYQAEIAQGRMEALINFQTMITDLTGMEIANASLLDEGTAAAEAMNMLFSLKEDSQGKSFFVSQSVHPQTLDVIRTRAIPLGINIVVGSFKKMVPSNDFFGAIVQYPSTDGTIYDFSEFIESLHKVGAKTVVAADLLALTILKSPGEMNADVVVGTTQRFGLPLGFGGPHAGYFATKEEYKRNMPGRLIGVSKDSQGKPGYRLSLQTREQHIRRDKATSNICTAQVLLAVLSSMYAVYHGPKGLKQIASRVHRMTTILATGLEKLGYKIISQPYFDTIRVELSKISSAEIIHYAEEREINIRQVSGHVISISLDETTNIKDIKDLLEVFNENKALHFPLEDLTSKEEWKIPELLERKSSYLTHPVFNSFHTETEMLRYIRRLEAKDLSLTTSMIALGSCTMKLNASTEMYPVTWPELSNIHPFVPENQTEGYRTLFSQLEKWLCEITGFSEVSLQPNAGSQGEYAGLLAIRNYHQSRNDMHRDICLIPISAHGTNPASAVMAGFKVVPVNCDLNGNIDVEDLKKKAIEYKDMLGALMVTYPSTHGVFEASIKEICQTIHDNGGQVYMDGANMNAQVGLTRPGDIGADVCHLNLHKTFCIPHGGGGPGVGPIGVAEHLAPFLPGHSLVENGSNNSQWAVSAAPWGSASIIVISWAYIAMLGFDGLRYATKIAILNANYIAKKLESAFPVLYKGNKGLVAHECILDMRGFKKTSGIEVEDIAKRLIDYGFHSPTMSFPVPGTLMVEPTESESKEELDRFIDSMLSIAQEIKDIESGVLSKEDNPLKNSPHTADMVISDAWNHNYPRERAAYPLPWLRTRKFWPSVGRVDNVYGDRNLVCSCIPMENYVVS; encoded by the coding sequence ATGCTTTCTACGATTGGTTACAAGGAATTGGATGATCTAATCAATGATGCCGTGCCGGAAAACATTCGGTTACGCAAGGAACTCGATTTACCAAAACCAATTGGTGAATATGCCCTCCAAAAAGAATTAAAGAAGATTGTTTCCAAGAACAAAATCTACAGATCTTATTTAGGACTTGGGTATTATTCTTGTATCACTCCACCAGTGATCCAAAGGAACATTTTAGAAAATCCAGGTTGGTACACTGCTTACACTCCTTACCAAGCGGAGATTGCGCAAGGAAGGATGGAAGCACTCATCAACTTCCAAACCATGATCACTGATCTCACAGGGATGGAAATTGCGAATGCATCACTTCTCGATGAAGGAACTGCTGCTGCGGAAGCAATGAATATGTTGTTTTCATTAAAAGAAGACAGCCAAGGAAAATCATTCTTTGTTTCGCAATCCGTTCACCCTCAAACCTTAGACGTGATCCGCACTCGAGCGATTCCACTTGGAATCAACATCGTCGTTGGTTCTTTTAAAAAGATGGTACCTTCCAATGATTTTTTTGGAGCAATTGTCCAATACCCATCTACTGATGGAACCATTTATGATTTTAGCGAATTCATTGAAAGCCTTCACAAAGTTGGCGCCAAAACTGTTGTTGCTGCTGACTTATTAGCACTCACTATTTTAAAATCACCAGGAGAAATGAATGCAGACGTCGTTGTGGGAACCACACAACGTTTTGGATTGCCTCTAGGTTTTGGTGGACCTCATGCCGGATATTTTGCTACGAAAGAAGAATACAAACGAAATATGCCAGGCCGCCTCATTGGAGTATCAAAAGATTCCCAAGGAAAACCTGGTTACCGTTTGAGTTTACAAACACGGGAACAACACATTCGCAGGGACAAAGCGACATCTAACATCTGTACGGCACAAGTTTTACTCGCAGTGCTCTCATCCATGTATGCAGTGTATCATGGTCCCAAAGGACTCAAACAAATTGCTTCTCGTGTTCATAGAATGACAACTATCCTCGCAACAGGACTCGAAAAGTTAGGATACAAAATCATCTCACAACCTTACTTTGATACCATTCGAGTGGAACTTTCTAAAATTTCTTCTGCTGAAATCATCCACTATGCAGAAGAAAGAGAAATCAATATCAGACAGGTTTCAGGCCACGTCATCAGTATTTCCTTAGACGAAACAACAAACATAAAAGACATCAAAGACCTACTCGAAGTCTTTAACGAAAACAAAGCGCTCCATTTTCCTTTAGAAGACCTAACTTCAAAAGAGGAATGGAAAATTCCAGAACTTCTTGAGAGAAAATCTTCTTACTTAACACACCCAGTCTTCAATAGTTTCCACACAGAAACCGAGATGTTACGTTACATTCGTAGACTCGAAGCAAAAGATTTATCCTTAACTACTTCTATGATTGCGCTTGGTTCTTGCACAATGAAACTCAATGCATCTACTGAGATGTATCCTGTTACTTGGCCTGAACTCTCGAACATCCATCCTTTCGTTCCAGAAAACCAAACAGAAGGATACCGCACTCTTTTTAGCCAATTGGAAAAATGGTTATGTGAAATCACTGGTTTTTCTGAAGTATCTCTCCAACCTAACGCTGGTTCGCAAGGAGAGTATGCGGGACTACTGGCGATTCGGAACTACCACCAAAGCCGTAATGATATGCACCGAGACATTTGTCTCATACCAATCTCTGCTCATGGAACAAACCCAGCATCTGCAGTGATGGCAGGTTTTAAAGTAGTTCCCGTGAACTGTGATCTCAATGGAAACATTGATGTAGAAGACTTAAAGAAAAAAGCAATTGAATACAAAGACATGTTAGGTGCCCTTATGGTAACCTATCCTTCCACACATGGTGTATTCGAAGCTTCCATCAAAGAAATTTGCCAAACCATTCATGACAATGGTGGGCAAGTGTATATGGATGGTGCCAATATGAATGCTCAGGTGGGATTAACACGACCTGGTGATATAGGTGCTGATGTTTGCCATTTAAATTTACACAAAACATTTTGTATCCCACACGGTGGTGGTGGTCCAGGAGTTGGTCCGATTGGTGTTGCCGAACATTTAGCTCCTTTTTTACCTGGACATAGTCTTGTCGAAAATGGATCGAATAATAGCCAGTGGGCGGTATCTGCAGCACCTTGGGGATCAGCATCCATCATTGTGATTTCTTGGGCATACATTGCGATGTTAGGTTTCGACGGACTCCGTTATGCAACTAAAATTGCGATTCTCAATGCCAACTACATCGCAAAAAAATTAGAGTCAGCTTTTCCAGTCTTATACAAAGGAAACAAAGGTCTTGTGGCTCACGAATGTATATTAGATATGCGCGGATTCAAAAAAACAAGTGGAATCGAAGTGGAAGATATTGCCAAACGATTGATTGACTATGGATTTCACTCACCTACTATGTCCTTTCCAGTTCCTGGAACTCTCATGGTAGAACCAACAGAATCAGAGTCCAAAGAAGAGTTGGACCGTTTCATTGATTCCATGTTATCTATCGCTCAGGAAATCAAAGACATTGAGTCTGGTGTTCTTTCCAAAGAAGATAACCCACTGAAGAATTCACCTCACACTGCGGATATGGTCATTAGTGATGCTTGGAATCATAATTACCCACGGGAGCGTGCTGCTTATCCCCTTCCTTGGCTTCGAACAAGAAAGTTTTGGCCAAGTGTGGGACGAGTGGACAATGTGTACGGAGATCGAAATTTGGTATGTTCTTGTATCCCAATGGAAAACTACGTCGTTTCTTAA
- a CDS encoding ferredoxin — MFYEKHIFVCENQRAPGERVSCGNQGSIELLKLLKQKAAKAGIEYKFRVQKSGCLDRCELGPIQVSYPEGKWFQMKSEADVETILEYYLKTNQPDKYKHLVVADDTVS, encoded by the coding sequence ATGTTTTACGAAAAACATATCTTTGTTTGTGAAAACCAAAGGGCACCTGGCGAACGGGTGTCCTGTGGAAACCAAGGATCCATAGAACTTCTCAAATTATTAAAACAAAAAGCAGCGAAAGCCGGTATTGAATATAAATTCCGTGTCCAGAAATCGGGATGTCTCGATCGTTGTGAACTTGGACCAATCCAAGTATCCTATCCTGAAGGCAAATGGTTTCAAATGAAATCAGAAGCCGATGTGGAAACTATCTTAGAATATTACTTAAAGACAAACCAACCAGACAAATACAAACACCTCGTTGTCGCAGACGATACCGTTTCGTAA
- a CDS encoding C1 family peptidase, with amino-acid sequence MNLKMKTLILGFVLFSFNTIVAEEFDPSSVRSPGCKPGTFSCGYIPSPKEVQDTIPLKRDFNSFEDIPTSIDLSGQMPPVGNQGRQNSCVAWATGYAIKSYLLKNKGQSTEYDPPFAGGKGNFVFSPAFIYNQQNGGEDKGLYYYKTMEFLKSNGVAPWSSMPYTDKDYLAQPTQESKKEALKYKIKSFSRLNFKNPDEIKRVLAGKNVVMVGMIIDDAFYKLKGATVYDANGGQSYGGHAMTIVGYDDNKKSKSGKKGAFKIQNSWGTNWGDKGFGWVSYSMLAKVGQETYAIIDEPAPQNSQTPSVTVNPTKKPLYAPSEIKVSKGDFDTKIMLTWNHQESAVAYLIQRKEEAEFYDLAYSDKPSFTDLSVSPNSTYTYRILAIGADEVSVSSLEVEGFTSSEPTQDGNLTQVVGLSGVVFSNGNATNVQLTWSEIDGVTNYNIAKSDSSFKWKTIGTSNSPDFLDASPKSGEVNYYRVSAVLNSKLTSDWSDSIAVEVANQSLLPNQVSILIASNGDYANKIQLSWKAAPGAKNYYLFRFDENAEPSGQFEVSGTSFTDSDTTIQNGKSFIYTVIAANELGYSEPSEVAFGKTDPGLTKRAGGVTLAAPKQLITTPVGKDKVVTLKWDVVKDSFEYYIYRKPIQNGKPGKLEFVSSVEGKKTNFSEVFPGKSGDLFLYSVRSKSEFGAESKDSNFVSVFWNEPKAMVKKRTMSLEELPSKFIGTWTSMYWNPKQGPQNLQMEISGNGQDFIAKLKLNEKEIKQFSGSWTPGSKMIKTKGFSLELSNVLEGNSLVQFQSIKEIENGMELSFEKEN; translated from the coding sequence ATGAATTTAAAAATGAAAACATTGATACTCGGATTTGTATTGTTCTCGTTCAATACAATTGTCGCGGAAGAGTTTGACCCAAGTAGTGTTCGCTCACCTGGTTGTAAACCGGGAACTTTTTCATGTGGATACATTCCAAGTCCAAAAGAAGTACAAGATACAATCCCACTCAAACGTGATTTTAATTCCTTTGAAGATATACCAACGTCTATCGACTTATCAGGCCAGATGCCTCCAGTAGGAAACCAAGGAAGGCAAAATAGTTGTGTCGCATGGGCAACAGGTTATGCGATCAAATCCTATCTTTTGAAAAACAAAGGACAAAGCACTGAATATGATCCTCCTTTTGCCGGTGGAAAAGGTAATTTTGTTTTTTCACCTGCCTTTATTTATAACCAACAAAATGGAGGTGAAGACAAAGGTTTGTATTATTACAAAACGATGGAATTTCTAAAATCGAATGGTGTAGCTCCATGGAGTAGTATGCCATATACAGATAAAGATTATTTGGCCCAACCTACACAAGAATCAAAAAAAGAAGCTCTCAAGTACAAAATCAAATCTTTCTCTCGATTAAACTTTAAAAATCCAGATGAAATCAAACGTGTATTAGCTGGTAAAAATGTCGTGATGGTTGGAATGATTATAGATGATGCCTTTTATAAATTAAAAGGTGCCACTGTTTATGATGCCAATGGTGGTCAAAGTTATGGTGGTCATGCCATGACAATTGTAGGATATGATGACAATAAAAAATCAAAATCAGGTAAAAAGGGAGCATTTAAAATACAAAATTCTTGGGGAACAAATTGGGGTGACAAAGGATTTGGTTGGGTATCTTATTCGATGTTAGCGAAGGTTGGACAAGAAACTTATGCAATCATCGATGAGCCAGCACCACAAAATTCTCAAACACCATCGGTAACGGTCAACCCAACTAAAAAGCCCCTTTACGCACCATCTGAAATAAAGGTTTCAAAGGGAGATTTTGATACAAAAATTATGCTTACTTGGAACCACCAAGAATCTGCCGTTGCTTATTTAATACAAAGAAAAGAAGAAGCAGAATTTTATGATTTAGCATATTCAGACAAACCTAGTTTTACTGACTTGTCAGTATCACCAAACTCTACTTATACGTATCGAATTTTGGCAATAGGTGCTGATGAAGTTTCTGTTTCATCATTAGAAGTAGAAGGATTTACATCTTCCGAACCAACTCAAGATGGAAATCTTACGCAAGTTGTTGGGCTGAGTGGTGTTGTTTTTTCCAATGGAAATGCAACTAATGTTCAGTTGACATGGTCAGAGATTGATGGTGTGACGAATTATAATATTGCCAAATCAGATTCTTCGTTCAAATGGAAAACGATAGGCACAAGCAACTCACCTGATTTTTTGGATGCGTCACCAAAATCTGGTGAGGTAAATTATTATCGTGTGAGTGCAGTATTGAATTCTAAACTTACATCGGATTGGAGTGATTCAATCGCAGTAGAGGTCGCCAATCAATCATTGTTACCAAACCAAGTGAGCATACTTATAGCATCTAATGGAGATTATGCGAATAAAATCCAATTAAGTTGGAAAGCCGCCCCTGGAGCTAAAAATTATTATTTATTTCGTTTTGACGAAAATGCTGAACCTTCTGGTCAATTTGAAGTTTCAGGTACTTCCTTTACTGACTCTGATACAACCATACAAAATGGAAAATCTTTTATCTATACAGTGATTGCAGCAAATGAATTAGGTTATTCTGAACCTAGCGAAGTTGCTTTTGGAAAAACAGATCCTGGTCTAACAAAACGAGCGGGTGGAGTTACTTTAGCTGCACCAAAACAATTAATCACAACTCCTGTAGGTAAAGATAAAGTGGTAACATTGAAATGGGATGTAGTTAAAGATAGTTTTGAATATTATATTTACCGAAAGCCAATTCAAAATGGTAAACCAGGAAAATTAGAATTTGTCTCTAGTGTCGAAGGTAAAAAGACAAATTTTTCAGAAGTATTTCCCGGAAAGTCTGGAGATCTCTTTTTATATTCTGTTCGTTCCAAATCAGAGTTTGGTGCCGAATCAAAAGATTCAAATTTTGTATCGGTATTTTGGAATGAACCAAAGGCAATGGTTAAAAAAAGAACCATGTCTTTAGAGGAATTACCATCTAAATTTATTGGAACTTGGACATCTATGTATTGGAATCCAAAACAAGGACCTCAAAATTTACAAATGGAAATTTCAGGGAATGGACAAGACTTCATCGCAAAGTTAAAGTTAAATGAGAAAGAAATCAAACAATTCTCTGGATCTTGGACTCCAGGAAGTAAAATGATCAAAACAAAAGGATTTAGTTTGGAACTTTCGAATGTTTTAGAAGGGAATTCACTAGTTCAGTTCCAATCCATTAAGGAAATTGAGAATGGTATGGAACTGAGTTTTGAAAAAGAAAACTAA
- the gcvT gene encoding glycine cleavage system aminomethyltransferase GcvT, giving the protein MGAKMVPFGGWDMPVQYTGIIQEHLTTRSNAGLFDVSHMGEIFVTGDANDVLEFLESITCNIISSMKNGQVQYNAVVNENGGLVDDITVYKFNDTKYMICSNASNYEAVTKHLLKYVKGNVTVVDDSKNWHQIALQGPKADEILANYLGKDLSSILYYHFTEMNWKGENIIVSRTGYTGEDGFEIYTSNKLGVTLWKELLDSGKNLGLVPVGLGARDTLRLEAKYPLYGHELNAEWTPVESGINFIVKEKSKPYLGYDRIIADKKNGPKSKVVGIRLMEPGVLRENFPIFSGEGKEIGKSTSGTHSPSRKESLGLAILQTEFTKNQTEVFVEIRGQKKLAKVETGAFIQGSVRNNR; this is encoded by the coding sequence ATGGGAGCCAAGATGGTTCCTTTTGGCGGATGGGACATGCCTGTCCAGTACACAGGAATCATCCAAGAACATCTTACAACAAGATCCAACGCAGGTCTTTTTGATGTCTCACACATGGGTGAGATTTTTGTCACGGGTGATGCAAATGATGTATTAGAATTCTTAGAATCAATCACATGTAATATCATTTCTTCCATGAAAAATGGCCAAGTGCAGTACAATGCAGTGGTGAATGAGAATGGTGGGCTTGTTGATGATATCACTGTTTATAAATTCAATGATACAAAGTATATGATTTGTTCCAATGCATCCAATTATGAAGCCGTTACCAAACATTTACTTAAATATGTAAAAGGGAACGTCACTGTAGTTGATGATAGCAAAAATTGGCACCAAATTGCGTTACAAGGCCCAAAAGCAGATGAAATTTTAGCAAACTACTTAGGAAAAGATTTATCTTCCATCCTTTATTACCACTTTACTGAAATGAATTGGAAAGGTGAGAACATCATTGTGTCTCGCACTGGTTATACGGGAGAAGATGGATTTGAAATTTATACATCTAACAAATTGGGAGTTACTCTTTGGAAAGAATTATTAGATTCTGGAAAAAACTTGGGTCTTGTTCCCGTTGGGCTTGGTGCACGTGATACTCTCCGATTAGAAGCAAAGTACCCTCTTTATGGGCATGAATTGAATGCAGAGTGGACTCCGGTAGAATCAGGGATCAATTTTATTGTAAAAGAAAAATCGAAACCTTACCTTGGGTATGATCGTATCATCGCAGATAAAAAAAATGGACCTAAATCAAAAGTTGTGGGAATTCGCCTCATGGAACCCGGAGTTCTACGAGAAAATTTTCCGATTTTTTCCGGAGAAGGGAAAGAAATTGGCAAATCTACTTCCGGAACCCACTCTCCTAGCCGGAAAGAATCCCTTGGACTTGCCATTCTACAAACCGAATTCACAAAAAACCAAACGGAAGTATTTGTGGAGATTCGTGGGCAGAAGAAATTGGCTAAAGTAGAGACTGGTGCCTTCATCCAAGGCAGTGTCCGAAACAATCGCTAA
- the gcvH gene encoding glycine cleavage system protein GcvH: protein MADTQAKDGYYYTEKHEWVKVEGDVALIGITDFAQNALGDIVFIDLPKPGKQIKAKDSLGTIESVKAAEDLYSPISGEVVETNVSLGSNPQSVNAEPFDTWMVKLKNIQTSELGGLLSAAQYKEYVSKLD, encoded by the coding sequence ATGGCAGACACACAAGCAAAAGACGGATATTATTATACAGAAAAACATGAATGGGTGAAGGTAGAAGGTGATGTAGCTCTCATTGGAATCACTGACTTCGCTCAAAACGCATTAGGTGACATTGTTTTCATCGACCTTCCAAAACCAGGAAAACAAATCAAAGCAAAAGATAGCCTTGGAACGATTGAGTCTGTAAAGGCAGCCGAAGATTTGTATTCTCCTATCTCTGGAGAGGTAGTGGAAACGAATGTTTCTCTTGGATCTAACCCTCAATCTGTGAATGCAGAGCCATTTGATACTTGGATGGTAAAATTAAAAAACATCCAAACTTCCGAGTTAGGTGGATTACTTTCCGCAGCACAATACAAAGAATACGTTTCCAAATTGGATTAA
- a CDS encoding c-type cytochrome — MGKTFTVKPTKIPKYVSSLDLSEGKRLYQSRGCGDCHDVDGSGKTFINDPAIGTISGANLTAGKGGILLDRSDEELAIGIRHGVGKNGRALIFMPATDFQSMTNEDVGKLISYLRSVPPVDKEQGVIKPGPLGRLLFVIGEIPVFVSAEQIDHDVTHLDNLKPTVSLEYGKYVASTCTGCHGMKLVGGPIQGAPPEWPPAQDITKVGLAKYTEVTFIQSIRTGKRPDGSEMKFPMPWQSLAKLTDTELKALWLYLQSI; from the coding sequence ATGGGAAAAACATTCACTGTGAAACCAACTAAAATTCCCAAATATGTATCTTCTTTAGACCTTTCGGAAGGAAAACGTCTTTACCAGTCACGAGGTTGTGGAGATTGCCATGACGTAGATGGAAGTGGTAAAACATTTATTAACGACCCAGCGATTGGAACCATTTCAGGAGCTAACCTAACAGCCGGTAAAGGAGGGATTTTACTAGACCGAAGTGATGAAGAATTGGCCATTGGCATTCGACATGGAGTTGGAAAAAATGGGAGAGCCCTAATTTTTATGCCAGCTACTGACTTTCAAAGTATGACAAATGAAGACGTAGGAAAATTAATTTCTTACCTTCGTTCTGTACCACCAGTGGACAAAGAACAAGGAGTGATCAAACCAGGACCTTTAGGTAGATTATTATTCGTGATCGGTGAAATTCCTGTTTTTGTATCCGCAGAACAAATCGATCATGATGTTACACATTTAGATAATTTAAAACCAACTGTATCTTTAGAATATGGAAAATATGTAGCTTCAACTTGTACGGGCTGCCATGGTATGAAGTTAGTCGGTGGACCAATCCAAGGTGCACCTCCTGAATGGCCACCTGCACAAGATATAACGAAGGTTGGACTTGCAAAATACACGGAAGTAACTTTTATACAATCCATCCGAACTGGAAAACGCCCAGATGGATCTGAAATGAAATTTCCAATGCCATGGCAAAGTTTGGCTAAATTAACTGACACAGAGCTCAAGGCCCTTTGGTTGTATTTACAATCGATTTAA
- a CDS encoding medium chain dehydrogenase/reductase family protein, which yields MQREVYRIEKTGSIQNLQRKKELLPPPEGDEVTVEVKAIGLNFADVFSVYGLYSATPKGSFIPGLEFSGKIVKIGPNVKDFEVGDKVFGVTRFGAYTTHLNISEKTIFALPIDWSMQDGAAFVVQALTAYYALVPLGQVKEGDHVLVHSAAGGVGIMASHIIQKKKAIAIGLVGDSVKFSILKEVGYDFFLTRSPNFKDEMHKILQGAPLKIVLECLGGRYFQDSYDLLAPTGRLVTYGSANFTPSKSFINWFSIVYSYLTRPKIDPLSMISENKSVMGFNLIWLWNEIDDLRKHFSDLMMLSLPKQTIGHEFTFESLHDALHTMQSGQTIGKIVINVP from the coding sequence ATGCAAAGAGAAGTCTACCGCATCGAAAAAACCGGATCCATCCAGAATTTACAAAGAAAAAAAGAATTATTACCTCCACCAGAAGGAGATGAGGTCACTGTAGAAGTGAAAGCAATCGGCTTAAACTTTGCAGATGTATTCTCTGTTTATGGTTTGTACTCAGCAACACCGAAGGGAAGTTTCATACCTGGGTTGGAATTTTCAGGGAAAATCGTAAAAATTGGCCCAAATGTTAAGGATTTTGAGGTTGGTGACAAAGTATTTGGGGTCACACGTTTTGGTGCATACACAACACATCTCAACATTTCAGAAAAAACAATCTTTGCACTACCAATCGATTGGAGTATGCAAGATGGTGCCGCATTTGTTGTACAAGCACTCACAGCTTACTATGCTCTTGTTCCACTAGGACAAGTGAAAGAAGGTGATCATGTACTTGTTCATAGTGCTGCAGGTGGTGTTGGGATCATGGCAAGTCATATCATTCAGAAAAAAAAAGCAATTGCGATAGGACTTGTAGGTGATTCCGTTAAGTTTTCGATCTTAAAAGAGGTTGGTTATGATTTTTTTCTCACTCGATCACCAAATTTTAAAGATGAGATGCATAAAATTCTGCAAGGAGCACCATTAAAAATCGTTTTAGAATGTTTAGGTGGTCGTTATTTTCAGGACAGTTATGATCTTTTAGCACCAACGGGAAGACTTGTTACGTATGGAAGTGCAAACTTCACACCTTCAAAATCTTTCATCAATTGGTTTTCAATCGTGTATTCATACCTCACAAGACCAAAAATTGATCCTTTATCGATGATTTCAGAGAATAAATCGGTGATGGGTTTCAATTTAATATGGTTGTGGAATGAAATTGATGATCTTCGAAAACATTTTTCGGATTTAATGATGTTATCTTTGCCAAAACAAACGATTGGGCATGAGTTTACGTTCGAATCATTGCATGATGCACTCCATACAATGCAATCAGGACAAACAATTGGTAAGATTGTTATCAATGTTCCGTAG